One Primulina huaijiensis isolate GDHJ02 unplaced genomic scaffold, ASM1229523v2 scaffold37775, whole genome shotgun sequence genomic window carries:
- the LOC140968661 gene encoding uncharacterized protein codes for MDGQQSQVKLARTHSSLLWSSPNVESRTRVIPSVNEMSSNGETQDIEEQKPHRNPCSPSVRPGSRSGSGHLAHVLAIFLLSVYILFAFSYRDDRPTSENLLILLIFMAVLLFFASKIKASIRKNFSIYKNLCDDYARRVGIACFGSKSPSKPVQWFIGEPGTGKIEKKQSTKMIIREGVDFYSNGDFYEGEFHKGKCSGSGVYNYFVNGRYEGDWIDGRYDGYGIENWARGSRYKGQYRQGLRHGYGVYKFYTGDSYAGEWCNGQSNGVGEQICADGSSYSGEFKGGVKHGLGCYHFRNGDRYAGEYFGDKMHGFGVYQFFNGQLYEGSWHEGGKQGYGMYTFRNGETKCGEWSGGNIKTPLPPSANAVFQAVQVARKTAENAVHLRCVDQQVNNAVTAANKAATAARVAAVKAVQNRIDGKFCEINF; via the exons ATGGACGGTCAGCAGAGCCAGGTTAAGCTTGCTAGGACACATTCTTCACTCCTCTGGTCGTCTCCCAACGTCGAATCAAGAACCCGTGTCATACCTTCTGTGAACGAGATGTCATCTAATGGAGAAACGCAGGATATTGAAGAGCAAAAGCCACATAGGAATCCGTGTTCTCCATCTGTTCGACCCGGATCGAGATCTGGTTCGGGTCATTTGGCACATGTTCTGGCCATCTTCTTGCTATCGGTTTACATCCTTTTCGCTTTTTCCTACAGAGATGACAGACCCACGTCGGAGAATTTATTGATACTTTTGATTTTTATGGCGGTTTTGCTTTTCTTTGCCTCCAAGATTAAAGCTTCAATCCGGAAAAACTTCTCTATTTACAAGAATTTGTGTGATGATTATGCAAGGAGAGTTGGGATTGCTTGTTTTGGCTCAAAGAGCCCGTCAAAACCTGTGCAATGGTTCATTGGAGAGCCAGGAACTGGCAAAATTGAGAAGAAACAAAGTACGAAAATGATTATAAGGGAAGGAGTGGATTTTTACAGCAATGGAGATTTCTACGAAGGGGAGTTTCACAAGGGGAAGTGCAGTGGGAGTGGAGTGTACAATTACTTTGTAAATGGGAGATATGAAGGAGATTGGATTGATGGTAGGTATGATGGATATGGTATTGAGAATTGGGCAAGAGGGAGTAGATACAAAGGGCAGTATAGGCAGGGATTGAGGCATGGTTATGGAGTTTACAAGTTTTACACGGGGGATAGTTATGCTGGAGAGTGGTGTAATGGGCAGAGTAATGGGGTTGGAGAGCAGATTTGTGCTGATGGAAGCTCTTACAGTGGAGAGTTCAAGGGTGGAGTTAAACATGGCCTTGGCTGTTATCATTTCAG GAATGGAGATAGATATGCTGGGGAGTATTTTGGCGATAAAATGCATGGTTTTGGTGTGTATCAATTTTTCAACGGTCAACTTTACGAGGGGTCATGGCATGAGGGTGGTAAGCAAGGTTATGGCATGTATACTTTCAGAAACGGCGAGACCAAATGCGGCGAATGGAGTGGTGGCAATATTAAGACTCCACTTCCCCCTTCAGCCAATGCAGTCTTTCAAGCAGTTCAG GTTGCTCGAAAAACTGCGGAAAATGCAGTACACCTTCGATGTGTGGATCAACAAGTGAACAATGCGGTGACAGCTGCAAACAAGGCAGCAACAGCAGCAAGAGTTGCTGCTGTCAAAGCAGTTCAGAATAGGATTGACGGcaaattttgtgaaattaaTTTCTAA
- the LOC140968813 gene encoding caffeic acid 3-O-methyltransferase-like produces MEKQGHANYYKHVNHEDDDEAFLDCMVACGSHVLRLVLNASIQLNLFEIIDKSRDGAPVSAFEIASQLPTVNVERAARVLDSMLRVLVTQSFLTCSITDHASTLTELRFRITPKGKFLVANERGVSLAQFHALTVLQESTNWRIDLKAAVLEGINFFENAQPYYKDISSNPDSNKIFNNAMGSMTILSMKKILKVYKGFEGLRTLVNVGGGNGVTLDMIISKYPSISGVNLDLSAVIRTAPIYKGVKHVTGDMFAQVPKGDAILLKLVLHNWGDEQCVKILTNCYKALPRKGKVIVIESILPEIPQTDLYSQEVALLNIIMLSINGKERTKGEYEAMAMEAGFAEFKVVCRACESYVMELIKF; encoded by the exons ATGGAGAAGCAAGGCCATGCTAATTACTACAAACATGTCaaccatgaagatgatgatgaagCATTTCTTGATTGCATGGTTGCATGTGGATCCCATGTCCTCCGGTTGGTTTTgaacgcttcgatccaactcaACCTATTCGAGATCATTGACAAGTCCCGCGATGGGGCACCCGTCTCGGCTTTTGAGATCGCTTCTCAGCTTCCAACTGTTAACGTCGAGAGAGCTGCACGAGTGCTCGACTCCATGCTTCGGGTGCTGGTCACTCAATCTTTCCTTACTTGTTCGATTACCGATCATGCTTCTACATTAACGGAATTACGCTTCCGGATTACACCAAAAGGTAAGTTCTTGGTTGCAAATGAGAGAGGGGTATCATTGGCACAATTTCATGCCCTAACAGTCCTACAGGAATCAACCAATTGGCG CATTGACTTAAAAGCTGCGGTTCTTGAAGGTATAAATTTCTTTGAAAATGCCCAGCCTTATTACAAAGATATATCATCAAACCCCGATTCCAACAAGATATTCAACAACGCAATGGGAAGTATGACTATTCTATCTATGAAAAAGATTCTTAAAGTATACAAAGGTTTCGAGGGATTGCGCACATTAGTGAACGTTGGTGGTGGTAATGGCGTGACTCTTGATATGATTATTTCTAAGTACCCTTCAATCAGTGGCGTTAACCTGGATTTATCCGCGGTCATACGAACTGCCCCAATCTATAAAG GAGTGAAACATGTTACTGGAGATATGTTCGCCCAAGTACCGAAAGGAGATGCAATTTTGTTGAAG TTAGTGCTACACAATTGGGGTGATGAACAATGTGTGAAAATTCTAACCAACTGCTACAAAGCATTGCCAAGGAAAGGAAAAGTGATTGTGATAGAAAGTATTCTTCCTGAAATCCCACAAACTGATCTTTATTCACAAGAAGTCGCTCTCCTGAACATCATCATGTTATCCATTAATGGAAAAGAAAGAACCAAGGGTGAATACGAGGCCATGGCGATGGAAGCTGGATTTGCAGAGTTTAAGGTTGTTTGTCGTGCCTGTGAATCATATGTTATGGAACTTATTAAATTCTAA